The DNA sequence CCTTAGGCGCATACATGTCGCCGATGCCCGTGACCTTGTAGAAGGTGTGCGGGATGTTCACCAGGTACTGGTCAATAATGGGCATGGGGGTTTCCGAACGCGCGATACTCAGCTTCTTGTTGACCTGTGCGGTCCCGATGGCAGATGCACTGCCGATGGAAAGCAGAATAACCTTCCGTCCATGACTGGCGCGGGAGAGGTAGTCGAGGAAGGTGATGAGCCGCTGTGTCTGTGCCTGATCCAGCTTGGCTGATCCGGTCTTGAAGAATAACGTTATCTGACCGGTGCCCTGCTCGTTTGAAAGTTTTTCGAGCTTTGCCAGTGACTGCTGTGCCGTCTGTAACTCCTTGTTCTCCGTGGACTGCAGCTCTGCCATACGCTTATCTTCCTTGTTGAGATGCCCTTGCAGCTTGTCGAACTCCTTCATGCTGTTGTTGTTCGCATCCACAATCTCCTGTGCCAGTGCATCCGCCTGTACCCCGGAGGCAGCGCCTGTCCATGTGCTTTTGGGTACGGTGACCTGCTGCTGCCCGCTGGGTTGCTGCATCACGACGACCTCGGGTTTGGTAGCGCATCCGCTAAGAAGTGCCACGCTGATGAGAACTGCCATCATTGGTAAGACTGTTTTTACTTTCATGTGTTACCCTCCTGCTTGCTGTTAGTAGTGACTTTCTATACAATATACAAATGTGCATAGGGGATACAAGACATTTCTCTCAGAGGACTGGCAGGATTTAATAAGATTTCTCTGTGGTTGTTGCTTAACGGCAATCCTCCTTCTTTTTTGCCCATTCGTATGCTTTGCAATTTCCCATGCTACATGCCTTCTGAGCATCACTGCACCCACTGGTGGTATTGCCCATAAGCAAATACGCAATACCTCGGTTGTTGTATGCCATGGCAAGGTCAGGTTTAAGACGGATAACCTCGTTACAATCTTCAATTGCCTGTTGGTACAGACCAAGGTTAGCGTATGCTAACCCCCGGTTGTAGTATGCTTTGGCAAGGTCATACGGTCCCAGGCGGATAGCCTCATCATAATCCTCGATAGCATGTTGATGCTGCCCGAGGTTAGCATAAGTAAACCCACGGTTGTTGTATGCCTCCGCATAATCCGGTTTCAGGCGGATAACCTCGTTGTAATCCTCAATTGCCTGCCGCTGCTGACCGAGTTTATAGTAAGCATCACCACGGTTATAGTATATGTCGGCATCATCCGGTTTCAGGCGGATAACCTCGTTGTAATCCTCAATTGCCCGCTGGTACTGGCCGAGTTTATTGTATGCCCACCCCCGTTTGGTGTATGCTTCGGCAAGGTCAGGTTTAAGGCTGATAACCTCGTTGTAATCCTCAATGGCCCGCTGGTACTGGCCGAGTTCATCATACGCAATCCCCCGGTTGTAGTATGCCTTCGCATCATCCGGTTTGAGACGGATGGCCTCATTGTAGTCTTCAATTGCTGGCTGGTGCTGGCCCAGGTTAATGTAAGCATTCCCCCGGTTCACATATGCATCAGCAATATCCGGTTTGAGACGGATGGCCTCATTGTAGTCTTCAATTGCTGGCTGGCGCTGTCCGGGTTCATCGTATACTGTCCCCAGGTTGTTGTATCCCTCCGCATCATCCGGTTTCAGGCGGATAACCTCGTTGTAATCCTCAATTGCCCGCTGGTACTGGCCGAGTTTATTGTATGCCCACCACCGGTTGTTGTATGCATAGACATAATCCGGTTTCAGGCTAATGGTCTCATTATAGTCCTCGACGGCCCGCTGGTATTGACCGAGCTCACCATAAGCAAAACCACGGTTATAGTATGCGGTAACATAATCCGGTTTCAGGCGGATAACCTCATTGTAATCCTCAATTGCCCGCTGGTATTGACCGAGCTCACCATAAGCAAAACCACGGTTAAAGTATGTATCTGCATCATCCGGTTTCAGACGGATGGCCTCATCGAAGTCCTTGAAGGCCTGTTGGTATTGCGCAAGCTTGCTATAAGCAATCCCCCGGTTGTAGTATGTCTTCGCATCATCCGGTTGCAGGAGGATTATCTTGTCGAAGTTCTCGATTGCTCGTTGGTACTGACCAAGGTCATAATAAGTTATTCCCCGCTGCTCGTAGGCATCGATATAATCCGGTTTAAGACGGATGATCTCATCCAGGTATTCCGTCGCCTTTTTCGGATCGGTGTATTTGCCGTTATTTGTGTCCCACAGGGCGAACAGCTTATCAAACCAGTCCACCGCCGTGAGCCCCTGGGATGCCTCCTGAAATTGCTTCTCCAAATCCTTGCTGCTTTTGTTTTGTGCTATTAGGCGCAGGTTTTCCTCTTCCAGTTTGGCTATCTTATCCAGCAGTTCCTTCTCCCTCTCTCTGGCCTGGTTGAGGTTTTCCAAGTGGGTTCTGTTTTGCAAAAGGTTCTCGACTCTGGCTTCCAGAAAGGATGTATCAATAACCACCTTGACCACGACTTCAATGCCAGAGTCATCCCCGCTGATGTAACTCTTCTGTGATACAACCTCTGTCTTCAAGACACCTGCTGTCAGGGCAAGGATTTCATCTTTCTCTACCCGTAAGTTTTTGACAACAATGAGACCTTCCACATAGACCCATGCCATTTCCAGGGCTTCCCGTTCTGCTCGTGCCACCGCGGCAATCCTGGCATCATCAGGGGATTGATTACCCTCAAAAGGTTGTTTGACTGTGTGGGTGACGGTCTTCATCTCTCCTGACGCAGGGAAGGGGATAAGGCTCAGAATAACCGCCACGATAACGGCAAAGCAGAAGAAGGAATATGCCTGAATAGTTGGAATATGCTTTGATAACACATCTCTCACGAATTACCCCCTGTGGTTATATCAAGGCATAGAAATATTAACTTCAACCATTTTCGTTTATATCATGAATGGTCAAGATATTCACTTTTTATTACGTTGAGGAAATGCAAGATTTATGCTCTCTTTCAGATGGAAATCCGCAATCTCTGGTGTTGGCTGATTTCAATTACCAATTGACTCTATTTAAACGTAAAAAATCCTGTGCCTGTTGATGACCGAACCTTGCTGCAGTTTTATAATCCACGACTGCCCGCTGATAGTTCCCAAGATTATGATAAGCAATACCGCGATTAAAATAAGCCAGTGTAAGTCCGGGGTTCAGCTCTATTGCCTTGTCAAAATTCTTAACTGCCTGCTGGTAGCTGCCAAGATTGTCAAGGGCAGTTCCGCGATTATAATAGGTTAATGCATCTTTAGGGTTTAGTTCGATGGACTTATCATAATCTCTGATTGCCTGCTGGAAATTCCCGGACTCAGCATATGCAGTTCCGCGCCCGCTGTAGGCCTTTGCAAACTTCAGGTCGAGAACGATGGAATTGTTATAGGCGTCAATAGCATCGTTGAGATATCCTGAGGCCTGATATGACCTCCCTTTTTCAAACCATTCAACCGCATTTAACTCTTTGGTGCTTCTCTGATATGCCCCTGATTTTTCCCGCTTCTCTTCGCCCTTTACCACCATTAACTCGTCCTTCAGTTTCTCGTTTTCCCTTAACAGTTCTTCTGATTTTCTCCTTACTTCCTCCAGTTCTTTTGTCTTTTGACGGTTTTTACGAAGGTCATCGATAGCTTTGATGACCTCATCAGGGTTTGCCATGATTCTGGCTTTAAGATAGTATACATGACCGTCCCATCTCTCAGTTATTACGTCTGTTTTTACTATTCCAGCGGGAAGGGTGATAATCTGCTCTTTTGTAAGTTGAAAATTTATTATTTCTGTCCTGGTTTCAAGATAGGCCCCGAGATCTTCCAAAAGAAGTCTTTTTATCTGTTCAAGGGCAATTGCCCTGCTTGTAATTTTGCTATCTGCATCGCTTGCCCGATAGGTATACTCTTTCTCAAAGGTTTTTATTTCAGCAGCGACAGGATCCGTGATAAGGAGGAATATTGAAACAAAGACTAAGATTGATAATTTTATACCACCAGGTATTTTCCTTCTCATGAATTATCCGGGATATTTAAAAGCATCATATTATGTCATATGTTGGTTTATCTAAGCATATCAATGGGGTCACACCCCTCTACTATTGACCAGTATTTGTTCAATGAGCCGTCTAATGTCAGCATCATCATCGATATTGAGGATAAGTGGTTTCATAGTCTGTTTTTATCCATATATTATGTCAACGCTCTCAATATATTGTGATAGCTTTTCGATCCATTTTTTTATTTCTTCAACATCATTCTCTTTTGCCGCCTTTTCTATAGATGCCCCTATGGTCGTAATTTCGTCAAAACCATAACCCCCACCGGAACCTTTCATGCTGTGCCCCAGGATACGGATGTTTTCAAAATCACCGCTTTCAAGTGAAGCGCGTATAGATTTGATGTCTTTATGCCTGTTCCCGATATAGCCCGGGATAAGATCTTCAAGGTCTTTATCAATACGGACAATGATTCTTTTGCTTTCCGTCATGGTGCCGTCCTGCGTCATAGCATTTACCTCCATGCTTTAATTACAGGCTGAAGCAAAATAGAGGCTGAGGTCTTCAGTCTAAACACCTTCAGTCTGCGGATTGTTGACCTTGTCTTCATAATTATATCGTACCGTGATGTTTTGCATTTTGCAACTGGTATATATATTTCAAGGTAATGAAGGGCCGATATGTACTTTACTTTTTTCTATTGTACATGATGTTTTTTTGGCATAAAATCACAAGACCAAGGAACAAGGAAAAAGGAGCAAGGACCGATGTTTTTTTATTAACCTTTCACCTTTCACCTTCAACCTTTCACCTTAAGAAGGAGGTCATCATGTCTGAAGTACGTTATAATGTCATTACCGGTGATTGGGTAGTCATTGCAACCGAAAGGGCAAAACGCCCCGAGGATTTTGCCCATGTTAAACAAAAAAAAGAATTACCTGCTTTTGATCCTGCATGTCCCTTTTGCCCTGGCTGTGAAGATAAAACACCGCCGGAAACGTTTCGATTGTCTGATACTGAAGGAAGATGGACTGTCAGGTCTATTCCCAACAAATTTTCTGCATTTTCCCCTGAGGGGGACGTGGTAAAGCATAAAGTTGATTCAAGGCAATTCATCTCAGGAGTTGGTCTCCATGAGGTTATTGTTGAGACACCCCAACATAATATGACTGCAGCGCTCCTTCCCCTTGCCCACGTTGAGCAGATTTTAGAGATGTATAAAAATCGTTTAATCGCCTTTTATAAAGACCCGAGAATAGAACATGTTATCATTTTCAAGAATCACGGGGAAGGGGCGGGGACTTCTCTGGAGCATCCCCATTCACAAATCGTTGGCACGCCGGTAATCCCCGGACAGGTAATGAGCCGTCTTGAAGAAGCGATCCGGAACTATTATTATGTGAATTTTGGTGAATGTGTTTATTGCCTTTATCTTTCAAATGAGCTGAGCGATAAAGTGAGGATAGTGGGGGAAAATAAGTCTTTTGTGGCCTTTATACCATACGCGGCCCTCTCACCATTCCATCTGTGGATATTTCCACGGAGACATGTGTCATGTTACGGCAGCATAAGGGATGAAGAGATATCTGACCTGGCCGCCATTCTCAAAGAAATGCTGTTACGATTATATATAGGACTGGACAATCCCGATTTCAATTATATGGTAAGGTCGCTTTCACCGAAAGAAGCAAATTCAAAATATTTTCATTGGTATATTGCGCTTGTTCCGAGGGTATCCCAGGCAGCAGGTTTTGAACTTGGCACAGGTATGTTTATTAATACTGCATTGCCTGAAGCAAGCGCACAATTTTTGAGAGACGTGAAAATATAACAGACTGAAGCTTATCTGAGTTTATATTTTTTAGCCCATTGGGCAACGTGTATGGGGCTTTCGAGCACCTCAACTCCTGCTGAGCGCAATGCCTCATGCTTTCCTGCCACAGTTCCTGA is a window from the Pseudomonadota bacterium genome containing:
- a CDS encoding tetratricopeptide repeat protein, producing MRRKIPGGIKLSILVFVSIFLLITDPVAAEIKTFEKEYTYRASDADSKITSRAIALEQIKRLLLEDLGAYLETRTEIINFQLTKEQIITLPAGIVKTDVITERWDGHVYYLKARIMANPDEVIKAIDDLRKNRQKTKELEEVRRKSEELLRENEKLKDELMVVKGEEKREKSGAYQRSTKELNAVEWFEKGRSYQASGYLNDAIDAYNNSIVLDLKFAKAYSGRGTAYAESGNFQQAIRDYDKSIELNPKDALTYYNRGTALDNLGSYQQAVKNFDKAIELNPGLTLAYFNRGIAYHNLGNYQRAVVDYKTAARFGHQQAQDFLRLNRVNW
- a CDS encoding Hpt domain-containing protein produces the protein MTQDGTMTESKRIIVRIDKDLEDLIPGYIGNRHKDIKSIRASLESGDFENIRILGHSMKGSGGGYGFDEITTIGASIEKAAKENDVEEIKKWIEKLSQYIESVDIIYG
- the galT gene encoding galactose-1-phosphate uridylyltransferase, which encodes MFFWHKITRPRNKEKGARTDVFLLTFHLSPSTFHLKKEVIMSEVRYNVITGDWVVIATERAKRPEDFAHVKQKKELPAFDPACPFCPGCEDKTPPETFRLSDTEGRWTVRSIPNKFSAFSPEGDVVKHKVDSRQFISGVGLHEVIVETPQHNMTAALLPLAHVEQILEMYKNRLIAFYKDPRIEHVIIFKNHGEGAGTSLEHPHSQIVGTPVIPGQVMSRLEEAIRNYYYVNFGECVYCLYLSNELSDKVRIVGENKSFVAFIPYAALSPFHLWIFPRRHVSCYGSIRDEEISDLAAILKEMLLRLYIGLDNPDFNYMVRSLSPKEANSKYFHWYIALVPRVSQAAGFELGTGMFINTALPEASAQFLRDVKI
- a CDS encoding tetratricopeptide repeat protein, with translation MRDVLSKHIPTIQAYSFFCFAVIVAVILSLIPFPASGEMKTVTHTVKQPFEGNQSPDDARIAAVARAEREALEMAWVYVEGLIVVKNLRVEKDEILALTAGVLKTEVVSQKSYISGDDSGIEVVVKVVIDTSFLEARVENLLQNRTHLENLNQAREREKELLDKIAKLEEENLRLIAQNKSSKDLEKQFQEASQGLTAVDWFDKLFALWDTNNGKYTDPKKATEYLDEIIRLKPDYIDAYEQRGITYYDLGQYQRAIENFDKIILLQPDDAKTYYNRGIAYSKLAQYQQAFKDFDEAIRLKPDDADTYFNRGFAYGELGQYQRAIEDYNEVIRLKPDYVTAYYNRGFAYGELGQYQRAVEDYNETISLKPDYVYAYNNRWWAYNKLGQYQRAIEDYNEVIRLKPDDAEGYNNLGTVYDEPGQRQPAIEDYNEAIRLKPDIADAYVNRGNAYINLGQHQPAIEDYNEAIRLKPDDAKAYYNRGIAYDELGQYQRAIEDYNEVISLKPDLAEAYTKRGWAYNKLGQYQRAIEDYNEVIRLKPDDADIYYNRGDAYYKLGQQRQAIEDYNEVIRLKPDYAEAYNNRGFTYANLGQHQHAIEDYDEAIRLGPYDLAKAYYNRGLAYANLGLYQQAIEDCNEVIRLKPDLAMAYNNRGIAYLLMGNTTSGCSDAQKACSMGNCKAYEWAKKKEDCR